The nucleotide window TTGACGGTATATCCTTCCTCAAGTCCCCCTTGCGTGATGTCCGGCTTGAGGTGTGCGATCATCATGGACGGCGTTGGAGCCAAGACGTGGGGATAGACGATTTCAAGGAGATTCTGGGTAAATACCGGATATTGCAGTTCTAGCTCCAACTGAACGCGCGCCGATAGAAAGGCAAACCCTTCCAGCAGGCGCTCGACATATGGGTCAAGCACCTCTGTCTGCTTCATGCCAAGCCGGGCCGCTATCTTGGGATAGGCCTCGGCAAATTCGCCGCCCATTTCGCGAATATAGTCGAGTTCGCTTTCATAATGTCTGAGCAGTCGGGTATCCATGTCGTTACACCTGTTTGATTGTCAAATCGCCACTGACGACATCGAGAGCTGTTCGCAGATAAAGTTCGACAGGTACCGGCTTTGCCCAAAGTTCACCGCGAATATCAAAGGAAATGACCGCTTCATTCGCGTCCTTGTTCTTGGAAGGCGTAACCTCAATGGATTCCCGCAGAATACGCGGTTCAAAAATCTCAATTGCCTTGCGGATCGTCTGTTGTATCTGGGCAATGTGATGGCGCGTGTCACCGCGTCCTGAAAGGTTTGAAATGCCGAAATTCAAAACGGAACTTGCTACATTTGGATAGAGGTCGAGATTGTGTGTCGCCTCGATATTTGAGCAATTCAGCAGCCAGAAGAGATCCCGATGGATAATTTTCCTCAGTCTGTGAATGTCGATGGACTGCTCCGACACACTATCGCTTTTGTTTCCGCTTGCGTCATCGGTCAGACGATCGAGCAATGAGGGCTGCAAACGTTCGGCTAGCAGAAGGTCAGCCATCAATACCTCCGAAGCGATCCGATTGTGTTGCTTGCTCCACGGACTGGTTGAGTAGAAGTTCGCGGACATCCATCAAGGCAAAATCTGAATGGTCGGTCGCAAAAAGTCGTTGCCCAAGGCCGCACACAGCAAGCTCTCCGGCATCGGTTTTCTGCCACAGTGTTGAGGCCGAGAGCATGAGGCGATCATCAGCCGCATTCGTCGTCCCTACATATCTGGTCGGGATCAAAGCGACGGCGTCACCACCATTGGCCCAGGTTACGGTCGCAGGCATCCAGACCCGATCGCGCAAGTCGCTCGGCACGCCCATCTGCAACTGGTTTATGGCCGAAAATGGGACCCAGAAATAGCGACCATTGACGATAAGTTCCATGAGAGGACCAAGTCGCGGATCGGCGTCAGCGATCCATTCAAAAGCCTGGCCATTGATAGTTCCGGGGATGGCCGGAGCCATTTCAAAGGCTGCTTCACGAAGATCTTTGGCGGCAATGACATTGCCTGAGGCCTCAAGTTTGATCGCTTCTATCATCGAGGCGATCCAACCCTCAGGCTCACCAAACACCATTGGCTGTTTTTCTCCACGGAAAACCTGTTCGCGATGAAGTTCGCAAATGATCGCGGTCCGATACATCTGCGCCATGGCATTGGCTTGAGGGCTCAGGGTGGCACAGGTTTTCAATTGTTGAACGGCTCGTTGCCAAGCGCCCATGACACAAAGTAGCTGGAACAGGAAAATGCGTAAGCTGACATCTTGAGGTGCTTTACGGATGCTTTCCTGCAAAGCGCTCAATGCACCTTTCAGATCGCCATCCTTGAGCCGTTGCTCTGCTAACATGATCCCGCTGCCCCTGTGTCCAGAAAAAGCCCGGCACCGTGGCGCCGGGAAGTTGGTTTGATCTCAGAAAGCCTAGATGCCGGCTTCGTATTTGTTGGTGTTGAGGACACGGCTCCAGATGGCTTCGGCACCGCCTGTGACAGTCGGCTTTTTCACCTTGCCGTCTTTGCCCTGCTGGAAATATTCGATTTTGATGGCGCCATATTCGAAGGTCAGATCCTCTTCGAGAATGTCATCACCATCGGAGCCGTTCCATCCCATGTCGGTGACATAGACCATCTTGAAGCTGATCTTGAGCACAGTTGCGCCAGACGATTTGTCGGAACCGCCAGAGCGGCGCAATTCCAGAACGGCTTCGTCATAATGCGTGCCCCGGCACATCTGTTGGAACAAAGCGCAGGAAGCAGTGTCCGTCCGCTTCTTAATCGTAAAGGGCTTGAACGTCGCTTTACCCGAACCGCCCCCACCGGTTGCCGAGCCGATATTTGCGGTGTTTTCTGCACCGAAACCAAACTCGGACAGTTCGAATGCGTCCTGTTTGGACATGAAGGCATCGAGTGTCTCGCCGTGCGGCTTGTCTTTGTCCTTGAAATAAAGGAAGGCGTCATAGGCCATGATGTTTTCCTCTTGATGAAGTGCGAATTTTCATGATTTTGGTGAAACCGGAGCGCTCGTTTCGCTCCGGAAATGTTTACTGTCCCCTTTGAGACGGCAGCTTTGAAACCAGCCGCAGAGAGACCGAAAGGCCTTCCAGCTGATAATGCGGTCTCAGGAAGAACTTGGAGCTGTAGTAGCCGGGGTTGCCCTCGACTTCTTCGACCACAACTTCGGCTGCTGCCAGAGGATGGCGAGCCTTCTCGTCTTCGTGGGAAGTCTCGGCATTGAAGTCGACATATTTGTTGATCCAATCCTGTAGCCACTCCTGCATATCTTCCCGCTCGCGGAAAGATCCAACCTTGTCGCGAACGATGCATTTGAGATAATGCGCGAAGCGGCAGGTAGCGAAGAGATAGGGCAGTCGCGCCGCCAGATTGGCATTGGCCGTGGCATCCGGATCGTCATATTCCGCAGGCTTCTGAAGACTCTGAGCCCCGATGAAGGCTGCCAGATCGGTGTTTTTGCGATGAATGAGTGGCATCATGCCATTCTTGGCAAGTTCCGCTTCCCGTCGATCCGAGATGGCAATCTCGGTTGGACATTTCATGTCCACGCCACCATCGTCCGTCGGGAAGGTGTGGGTTGGCAGCTCGTCAACCGTGCCGCCGGATTCCACGCCGCGAATGCGGGTGCACCAACCATATTCCTTGAAGGATCTGGTCACGTTGCGTGCCATGCCATAGGCGGCATTGACCCAGCAATATTTGTCTGAACTTGCTCCTTCGGTATCTTCCTCAAAGGAGAATTCATCAACCGGATCGGTCTTCTCGCCATAGGGATGACGCCCAAGAAAACGCGGCATTGCAAGGCCCAGATAGCGACTGTCTTCGCTTTCTCTCAGAGACCGCCAGGCCGCATATTCCGGGGTCTGGAAAATCTTTGTCAAGTCGCGAGGGTTCGCCAGTTCCGACCAGGAATCCATCTGGAAAAGGGATGGTTCTGCGGCGGTCAAAAACGGAGCATGGGCGGCGGCGGCAACCTTGGACATTTCGCCAAGAAGCTCAACGTCCGGAGGGCTGTGATCGAAGTAGTAATCACCAACAAGACAACCGTAAGGTTCTCCACCAAACTGACCATATTCCTCTTCATAGAGTTTTTTGAAGATCGGCGACTGGTCCCAGGCCGTACCCTTGAATTTGCGCAGGGTCTTGGAAAGGTCTTTCTTCGAGATATTGAGAACACGGATTTTCAGCATCTCGTCGGTTTCAGTATTGTTGACGAGAAAATGCAGGCCCCGCCAGGCGCTCTCCAGCTTCTGGAAATCCTTGTGGTGGAGAATGAGATTGACCTGCTCGGTGAGCTTCTTGTCGATCTCGGCAATGATGCCTTCAATGGACCGCAGGGCATCGTCAGATACCAGGGCTTCGTTCTGCAGGACCTGCTCGGCAAGGGTGCGGACAGCTTCTTCAACAGCCGTTCTGGCCTGATCGGACTTGGGGCGGAATTCCTTCTGCAACAAGGAGGCAAATTCGGAGGAGCCGAACGTGCTCTGCGTTTCAACAGCAGCCTCAGTAGTTTGGTTCATCGGATTGTTCATGATCTACTCCTCGCTCTGTGCGCTGTCGCCGCTGGTTGCCGGGGCAGACGCCAGCGCCCGCAAAAGGCTAGGATCCTGAATAATCTGCGCCATCAGGTTTTCTGCTCCGGTCTTGCCGTCCATGTAGGTGGTCAGGTTCGAGAGCTGGGTTCGGGCATCAAGCAGTTTTTTTAACGGCTCGACCTTCTTTGCGATTGCAGCAGGCGAAAAATCGTCCAGGCTTTCAAACGTAATGTCGACCGCGAGATTGCCTTCGCCGGTTAGCGTATTGGGAACTGTGAAGGCAGCCCTTGGCTTCATCGATTTCATGCGCTCGTCAAAATTGTCGACGTCGATCTCAAGAAATTTCCGATCCGCCACCGCTGGCAAAGGCTCTTCGGATTTGCCCGAAAGATCGGACATCACACCCATAACGAAAGGCAACTGCACCGATTTTTCAGCGCCGTAAAGCTCCACGTCATACTCGATCTGAACACGTGGGGCGCGATTGCGCGCGATGAATTTTTGACTGCTACCGGCCATCTGAAGGCTCCCCTGTTTAACTGGTTCTGTGTGGTCCCGAACCGATGAAAAGGTTCATTGCGGACTTGAATTAGTCGTCGATTTCTTCGATGCCGCCGATCAGGGCAACATTCTCAACCCCTTGTGGCGCCATATCTCGCATGATGGTGAAGAAGTCAGCAGAGATGAGACGGCGCGCGCGTGTCAGCAGAAGCGGCACAGGACTGGAGGGTTCATGGCGCGCGTAATAGTCGACGATCCTGTCGATCGCCCGCTTCACATCTTCTGGTGAATGGATCGCTCCCGATGAGGCTGACGAGGCCGGTACCGAGGCTCCGTCCATATCGGCTGAATCTTCGATTTCCAGGTCTGCTTCGGACAGGAAAGTTTCGGCATGGGCGCTGATGCGCCTTTTTATCTCTCTGAGAATTTCTTGCAGAGGGTCGAGGTCTGGGCCGAGACTGCCGATCTGTTCATCAAACACCGAACTGATCGCCTTCACATGTTCAAGACAAGCGTTGAGCGCGGTAACAATGGCTTCGATATGAGATGGGTCGGTATCCCGAAAGGCTGCGGACACAATCTGCGGCGTCGGGACACTATCCATGCCCGCGGGAGCGGATATTTCCCCTTCAGCTATCTGCACGTCACGCAAGCTGAAGCGACCGAATGCCCGACTTTCCGTAAGTGCGGCCAACCGCAGAGAGCCGAGAATGCCATCGCGGTCGGTCAACCCGATAGCCGCATTGACTCGCATTGTGGGGTCATTGTCATCCTCGGCGTCAAGTTGGGGATGAACACTTTCCCAATAGCCCTCAAGAGAGCGCCGGATGTAGGCGAGAACCGGTTCAAAAGCGAGGATGCCGCCTGTTCGCAGCGCAGCATTGGCAAGCATTATCGCGATACGCAGGTCTTTTGTCCTGCCAAGCAGTGAAACGGCCGCAGCTTCGACCTCGGCGAAATCCGGGTCTTCGGCGGGGATGACTGCATCCCCGATAACCCGTTCCTCTCCTGGCCGGTTAAGTCGTGTCAGGGCTGTGTAGTCTGCATCATATTCGAGATCCATTCCACTCGGCGCATCATCTCCGAAGCTGCGTAGTAGATCATCCAGATCGAGCATTATAGGTTCCTTTTGATCGGTGGTTCCATCTTTTGCGGACACAGGTTTTCCCGCTCAGCACTGCAGTTTTTCCGCTGCGCTGATAAAATTTTCTCTCTCGGTGCCCTCACTGATTTGCTCTGCGAGCTGATTGATCAGCTCCCGGGAAGAGCGCGCGGTTTGTGCTTTCTTTTTGACCACCACACGCGCAATCGGACCAAGATCTGTGGTCATGAGGTCTGTCAATTTCTGCAGGTATTCGCTCGAAAACCCGTCGGCCGAAGAGATCTGGCTTTGCGTGTCAGACAGAGCCTTGCGCATGATGAGCCGCAGTTCTTCACGTTCTTTCTCGTCGTCGAACTCCCGCAACACGGTCTCGATCATCTCGTCGGGGCTGGTGGCTTTCGCAGCCGCACGACGGGCAATCACCTTGCCGATCGGTCCGATGGTGGAGGTAAGGTGATGCTCGACCTTTCGCAGGCTTTGTTCACTCATCCGGTCTAGAAGAGTGTCTGTTGAAGCACCGTCTCTGCGCTTGGCCGCACGAGGTGGCGGCGCTATGTCGATAAGTCCCGTACGGTCGGCCGTCGGCATGATGCACGACAGCGCATCCCGCATCTGGATTGCGCTTTCAAAGCGGTCCTCGGGATCCACGCTCATAGCCTTGAGAACCACTGCGTCAAGTTCGGGACTGATCGAGGAGACGTGACTGCTTGGTGGTGCAATCTGGCCGTTACGCATCGCTGCAAACAGGGCTTCCGCTCCGCCGCCCTTGTATGGCTTGCGGCCGGTAAGCAATT belongs to uncultured Cohaesibacter sp. and includes:
- the tssA gene encoding type VI secretion system protein TssA; translated protein: MLDLDDLLRSFGDDAPSGMDLEYDADYTALTRLNRPGEERVIGDAVIPAEDPDFAEVEAAAVSLLGRTKDLRIAIMLANAALRTGGILAFEPVLAYIRRSLEGYWESVHPQLDAEDDNDPTMRVNAAIGLTDRDGILGSLRLAALTESRAFGRFSLRDVQIAEGEISAPAGMDSVPTPQIVSAAFRDTDPSHIEAIVTALNACLEHVKAISSVFDEQIGSLGPDLDPLQEILREIKRRISAHAETFLSEADLEIEDSADMDGASVPASSASSGAIHSPEDVKRAIDRIVDYYARHEPSSPVPLLLTRARRLISADFFTIMRDMAPQGVENVALIGGIEEIDD
- a CDS encoding type VI secretion system tube protein Hcp, producing the protein MAYDAFLYFKDKDKPHGETLDAFMSKQDAFELSEFGFGAENTANIGSATGGGGSGKATFKPFTIKKRTDTASCALFQQMCRGTHYDEAVLELRRSGGSDKSSGATVLKISFKMVYVTDMGWNGSDGDDILEEDLTFEYGAIKIEYFQQGKDGKVKKPTVTGGAEAIWSRVLNTNKYEAGI
- a CDS encoding serine/threonine-protein kinase — translated: MTDTTIIAPGAGARRFIGKYRIEGILGEGAMGMVYAGQDPDIDRPVAIKTIHKHLINDSGGQDWLERFAREARAGGRVLHPNLVTIFDYLQEDGVPYLVMERVRSITLEDRRDAPEPLSLEEIHAIISQTLSGLACIHAAGIVHRDLKPANVMLADDGIVKLTDFGIARLTAMEATGAGMVGTPAYMAPEQLTGSEVDARADIYACGILLYELLTGRKPYKGGGAEALFAAMRNGQIAPPSSHVSSISPELDAVVLKAMSVDPEDRFESAIQMRDALSCIMPTADRTGLIDIAPPPRAAKRRDGASTDTLLDRMSEQSLRKVEHHLTSTIGPIGKVIARRAAAKATSPDEMIETVLREFDDEKEREELRLIMRKALSDTQSQISSADGFSSEYLQKLTDLMTTDLGPIARVVVKKKAQTARSSRELINQLAEQISEGTERENFISAAEKLQC
- the tssE gene encoding type VI secretion system baseplate subunit TssE, yielding MADLLLAERLQPSLLDRLTDDASGNKSDSVSEQSIDIHRLRKIIHRDLFWLLNCSNIEATHNLDLYPNVASSVLNFGISNLSGRGDTRHHIAQIQQTIRKAIEIFEPRILRESIEVTPSKNKDANEAVISFDIRGELWAKPVPVELYLRTALDVVSGDLTIKQV
- the tssB gene encoding type VI secretion system contractile sheath small subunit, coding for MAGSSQKFIARNRAPRVQIEYDVELYGAEKSVQLPFVMGVMSDLSGKSEEPLPAVADRKFLEIDVDNFDERMKSMKPRAAFTVPNTLTGEGNLAVDITFESLDDFSPAAIAKKVEPLKKLLDARTQLSNLTTYMDGKTGAENLMAQIIQDPSLLRALASAPATSGDSAQSEE
- a CDS encoding type VI secretion system accessory protein TagJ translates to MLAEQRLKDGDLKGALSALQESIRKAPQDVSLRIFLFQLLCVMGAWQRAVQQLKTCATLSPQANAMAQMYRTAIICELHREQVFRGEKQPMVFGEPEGWIASMIEAIKLEASGNVIAAKDLREAAFEMAPAIPGTINGQAFEWIADADPRLGPLMELIVNGRYFWVPFSAINQLQMGVPSDLRDRVWMPATVTWANGGDAVALIPTRYVGTTNAADDRLMLSASTLWQKTDAGELAVCGLGQRLFATDHSDFALMDVRELLLNQSVEQATQSDRFGGIDG
- the tssC gene encoding type VI secretion system contractile sheath large subunit, whose amino-acid sequence is MNQTTEAAVETQSTFGSSEFASLLQKEFRPKSDQARTAVEEAVRTLAEQVLQNEALVSDDALRSIEGIIAEIDKKLTEQVNLILHHKDFQKLESAWRGLHFLVNNTETDEMLKIRVLNISKKDLSKTLRKFKGTAWDQSPIFKKLYEEEYGQFGGEPYGCLVGDYYFDHSPPDVELLGEMSKVAAAAHAPFLTAAEPSLFQMDSWSELANPRDLTKIFQTPEYAAWRSLRESEDSRYLGLAMPRFLGRHPYGEKTDPVDEFSFEEDTEGASSDKYCWVNAAYGMARNVTRSFKEYGWCTRIRGVESGGTVDELPTHTFPTDDGGVDMKCPTEIAISDRREAELAKNGMMPLIHRKNTDLAAFIGAQSLQKPAEYDDPDATANANLAARLPYLFATCRFAHYLKCIVRDKVGSFREREDMQEWLQDWINKYVDFNAETSHEDEKARHPLAAAEVVVEEVEGNPGYYSSKFFLRPHYQLEGLSVSLRLVSKLPSQRGQ